The Bacteroidota bacterium genomic interval TTCATTTTGGCATTATTGCATTTTAATCTCTTTACTTCAGATTTGGCAGGACGAATTCTTTTTTCTTCTCTAACTAATTCAACATCACTTTTCATTAATTGCTTAATCATTGAAAAAATATCGCCAATAGATATTTCAGTATTGGACCCGATATTAACAGTTTCACCTATTGATTTCTCGCATTCAGCCAATGCAATTAATCCGTTGCATGTATCTGTAACATAATTAAAATCTCTGGTCGGGGATGCATCACCTATCTTTATTTTTTTAAATCCTCTGGCGATTTGTGTAATGATGGTTGGGATTATTGCCCTTGCTGATTGTCTTGGACCGTATGTGTTAAATGGTCTTGCAATAGTCAGTGGCAATCCAAAAGAATAATAAAAACTTATTGCTATCGCGTCTCCGCCAATTTTACTGGCACTATAGGGGGATTGTGGTTGTAAAATATGTTTTTCGTCAATTGGGACATATTGAGCCGAGCCATATACTTCGCTGGTTGAGCAATGAATCACTCGTTTGCAGCCATTTTCAAATGCGGCATGGCAAATATTTAATGTTCCTTTTACATTTGTATCAATATAACTATCTGGAGCGGTATAAGAATAAGGTATTGCTATCAGTGCGGCAAGATTAAAAATCACATCAACATCTTTTGAAATTTTATTACAGAAATGCGGGTCTCTGATATCTCCCGAAATAATTTTGATTTTATTTTTACAATTAACATCTTCCAACCATCCCCAATGATTAAAAGAATTGTAAAATGATAAAGCATTGACTTCACCACCCATGTTTACCAAAGTTTCTACTAGATGAGAGCCAATAAATCCATCTGCCCCAGTTACTAAAATTTTTTTCCCTTTTAATTTCATAATGCTTCAGTTAGTTGTGTACTCCATTTGCTTCTGATAAAATTTCCATATCCGCGAAACCTGTCATAATCTACGAAATGTCCTGTAAGGTTATCGGAAACAACATCTATAACGATTGCATTTTCGCAGGCACAATCAACTTCTCTGTGATGTACAATCCATACACCGATTGTATATTCAGACGGAAGAAGGAGCAATGCCGGAATCTCCACCTCAATCTCCTGAATGCCAGTACTGAAATCATTAAACCCTTCCGATGCACTCGACAGCATGCCAAGTACTTCCTGCCTTACACCTTTTATAAAAATTCCCAGCTCAATGTTCTTTTGATGATTTGTCATTTCAAACTTCACCATTATTTTTAATGTGCTTCCCATTTTGAATGCGCTTTGCCTTTTATTATTCTTATCAAGTGTTTCAATGCTTAACAATCTTGAAAAATTTTTATTTTCTTTCCACATCTCTGATTTCTTGTCTTGTAAATCTGCATATCCTTTTGAATGATCCCCATAATCCAGATAATGATCTATGCCTTTTCCCACATCACCCAAATACCCGGCTTGTCCATTTTCCAAAATAAACAATCTGTTGCAAAGAGAAGAAATAGCAGCCATATTATGGCTCACAAAAAGCACCGTTCTTCCTGCGCCACTTACGTCTTTCATTTTTCCAAGACATTTTTTTTGAAATTCAGCATCTCCAACAGACAGCACTTCGTCAAGTATTAATATTTCAGGTTCCAGATGAGCCGCAACAGCGAATGCCAGCCGAACATACATTCCGGAAGAATATCTTTTAACAGGCGTGTCAATATATTTTTCAACTCCGGAAAAATCCACCATTTCGTCAAACTTTTTTTTGATCTCAGATTTAGTCATTCCAAGTATGGCTCCATTCAAAAAAATATTTTCTCTTCCTGTAAGCTCAGGATGAAATCCTGTACCAACTTCAAGCAAACTGGCTATTCTTCCTTTTATTTTTATGTTTCCGGTTGTGGGAGTTGTAATTTGGGAAAGAATTTTGAGAAGTGTAGATTTTCCCGCTCCGTTTTTTCCAATGATGCCAAGTACCTCTCCCTGCTTTACGTCAAAACTGATATCCTTCAACGCCCATAAATATTCATTGTTTATATTATTGCCTGAAAAATCTTTCTGACCAATTTTTACAAAAGTATCTGCTTTCCCCCGAACACGGTGCCACCATCTGTTCACGTCCTGTATAATGGTTTCAGCTCCAATTGTTCCGAGCTTATATTGTTTGGAAATGTTTTCTACTTTAATGACTGTATTCATTTGTTTTTTAAATCCTATATAAGTAACTGTTTAAATTTCTAAAATAGAACGCTGATGACGCTGGTTAAACTGATTTTCACGGATTTTATCTGCGCTTATCTGTAAAATCTGCGTCATCTGTGTTCCATCTTTCTTCATAAAAACATTTCAAAATAAAATTTAAACAGTTACTAATATCATTATTATTTAAATAGTATCAATAAAGTTTTTTTCTACCCTGTTGAAAATAATGATTCCTGTTAAAAGAAGTACAACTGCCACGCACATGCTGTATAATAAAGAAGTAAGATTAAATGAACCGATACCCAAAAAACCATAGCGAAAGATTTCGATGATTGATGTCATGGGATTGGCAAAAATTATCCAACGAATTTTTTCAGGCCAGATGGAGACAGGAAAAATCACAGGAGATAAATACAAAAGCAGTTGCACTCCAAATCCAACGAGATTTGATAAATCACGGTAACGTATAGTAAGCGAAGAAACAATCATGCCTATTCCCAGTCCAAGAAATGCCATAGTAATAATAAGTACGGGGAATAGCAGAATGAAATAATTAGGATGAATAGCAACATTCCCTTTCAAGTAATAAACGAAAAAGAAAATCAGAAAGAGACAAAATTGAACTGAAAAACGGATAAGATTTGAAAGCACAGAGGAAACAGGAACAACCATTCTTGGAAAAAAAACTTTGCCGAATATGCCGGCATTTTGCACAAATGTATTTGAAGTGCGGGTAGTGCATTCAGCAAAATAACTCCATGGCACAATACCGGATAAATAAAAAAGCACGGGGGGAATGTTTTCAGTAGAAATCTTTGCAATAAAAGAAAATGCAAATGTAAAGATGAATGAGCTTATGATCGGCTGCAAAAAATGCCACAGCGGACCTAAGATTGTTTGCTTATATGTGGCGGTAAAATCCCGCTTTACGAATAAAAAAATTAAATCGCGAAAAGACCATAACTGACTTAATTTAATATTTAACCAACTGCTTTTTGATTTTATTATATGAGTCCACTCGTCTTTTTCCACCATAAACATTTTAAGAAAAAATAGAATTAACTTTCTTGAGGAGCACTGTAACCGTAAACATATTTATACCTCTTGTAATAATACCTTGAAAACCTTTGCCGCACATTATTCAGTACAAAACTGAAACCAACAGCCTTATGATTTTCAATAACATGATGAGCGTATTTCAATCCTTCTTCCGGTCCAAGCTTGGTGTTGAGAACGAATAAATTAATATTTGAATATTTCATAACCAACAAAGCATCCGAAATAATTCCCATGGGCGGGGTATCAATAATAACGTAATTATAATTTGCTTTTGCGTACTCCATAAAAGAGGCAAGATGGCTGCTTAGTATTAGTTCCGAGGCATTGGGTGGAGTTGGACCTGACAGAACAATATCGAGATTTTCTATTGATGATTTTAAAATGGCGTCTGTTGGAGGATGTTTTCCGATTAACAATGTACTCATGCCATATTCTGATGAAAGATTAAATGCAGAATGGATTTTTGGTTTATGTAAATCCAGTTCTATCAGCAAAACCTTTTTTCCACCCTTTGCCAGAATAGCGCCAAGATTGACCGAACAAAAGGTTTTTCCAACATTAGGGCGGTTGGAAGTAATCAAAATCGTTTTGCATTTTGCATCAGGCACCAGATATTCAAGGTTGGTCCTGATGGAGCGGAAAGATTCTGTAATGAACGACCTCGGCTGTGCATCAACAACTAAATACGAACCCTTTGTTTCTTTTGAATGAAAAACCTCTCCTAATACGGCAAGGGTGGTTCGCTCTCTTAACTCATCGGCACTTTCAATTTTCACGAAGAAGAACGACCTGATTAATGCAATGACCAATGCTAGTAAAAGTCCCGCGCTCATAAAAGAATAATATATCTTTTTCAAATCTGGTTTTACAATTCCTATAGAATGAGCCGATTCAATCACAGAGGTCTCTGAAATTATTCCTGAACGCGCAATGACTGTCTCTGCCCTCTTTTCCAACAGGTATAAATACATTTTTTCATTCACCTGAAGTTTTCGGTCAATGTTTAATATCTGGCGTTGATTGCGCGGAACTCCTTTGAGCATTCCTTCGTAATAAGCAATTTCGCCATCAACTGATTCAATTTTTTCATTTGCCGCTTTTTCGGAATTAACAAGGTATTTCAGAATATCATTTCGAAGCAATTCAATTTTATATTCCAGTTCTTTTACTCCGGTGCTTTTTTCTGTGGTGGTAAACAAAGAACTGTTTATCTGCACCTGATAATTATATAACTCTGCAATTGCCTTATTCAGGTAAGCATCAGTGGCTTCAATGTATAAGGCGGGAGGAAGCAGCTCCTTATTCATATTTGAAGTGATATAGTTTTTCAGATACGCAATTGTTTTCAGTTGCATCTCCAATCCTCGTTTTGAAATTTCAAATTTGGTCAGGTTTTCATAATACGTTGATTCTTCTTTGGTAAGGTTAAGAATTGATTTTGATTCTTTGTAATCTTCCATCATATTCTCGATTGAATCAAGTATAAATATTATCTGGCTTAACTGCCTGTCTATATCTCGTATTGTATTTTCATTAACTCTGACTTTTGTTTTAAGCGAGTTTTGAATGTACACTTTTGACAGGGTGTCAAGAAAAGTAATGGCTCGTTCAGGGCTTTCATTTTCCAATGTAACTTCGAGTATGGCTGTCCATTCAATGTTTTCCACTTCCAGTGAGTTTTTATACGTGTAAATGAGATTATTGCTGTCGTGAACAACAAACTGATAGGTGATTTCACGAAAAGAAGAAATGCTTGTGTTGGTTACTACTGCTGATTTTTTGATTAATAAATAATAGTCATTCTTGATTAACGGCTCGCCAAATTTATTTTTTATGACTGTTTGGATTCCGTTTTCATCATATGAAATTTCATAATTCTCCGTATCAATCATTTTTATTGTAAAGGGAAATTCGTAAAATTTATCGGAAAAGATTTTAGCTTCAACTTTAAACGGCATGCCTGCATACACTTCCTTTGTTTGAATTCTTCCTACAATAAAGTAAGAAACATCCATGGTTAATTTTGATATGGTTTGTGCTATAATATCGGTTGAAGTGAGCACGTTTCTTTCATTTGACATTTTTTCAAACCCGGTGTACATCCCCAATCCATTATATAACCCTTCCTGATAAGAATATGTTTCCTGAGATTTTAACAGCAGCTGGGTTTTAGCGGCATAAATTTTAGGAAGTTTATAGGAGTAAAAATAGGCGGCAATGATGGAGATAGCAAGAAAAGAAATAATAATCAGCAGGTTATCAATGAAGATTTGCGCAATCTTCTTAATATCATTAATATCAATAATGGTGTTGGTTTTGGAAGCCATAGCGTGCGTTCAAAATTCTAACAAAGATAAAAATAAAACGCTTTGGCGGTTTCACTCTCTGTGGCGAAGAAGAAGCAAGAGAGTGTGTGTGAGTGTAAGAAGGTGAGAGTGTGAGAGAGTAAAATTCATTCTCACTTTCTTACTTCCTTACTTTCTTACCTTCTCACTTTCTCACACCTTGATGAGCCGTATGGAATTCCATTCATCCGAACTGCTGCCATAATTTCCGCGCACATATTTTTTTGTTTCGCTCACTATTTTGCGTATGCCATCGCTCTTGCGGTTGGTTAATTTTTCGCGTTCTTTTTCTTTGGGTTTGAGTTTTTTTTCGGTTTCACTCACATTTTTAGTCAGCTCTTTTATCTTCGCAGTCAGTTCGTCATAATTTTTCAGTGAAATGGTTTCATCGGCAGGAGCGTAATCAGCATCCATGGCTTTTATGATGGATAAAATTTCATCGGCATGAGCGGTGATGGAAGCAAAACTTTGCTCCGATGTGCTTCGGGTTTTATCTTCGGGCGAGGTAGGTTTTCTGCGTGTTTTGCTCGGCTTCATTTTCTCCACCAATTTTCTAATCTGTGCGGCTTCTGATTCAAAGGGCTCGCCCATGCCATCCACATACAAAGCAACCTGGCGGCTTCTGCGGATGATTCCTTCAAAGGCATCATCTTCTATTTGCCCGTGCACTTTCAGTTCGCGCTCATCGCGCTGGTCTTTGAGCAGGGTGATAAGCGGGTTCATTTCAAGCGCAAGTTTATCCAATGCCGATATGCGTTTGTCCATTCCTTTGATTTGGATGAGTTCCTGCTTGGGAGAATATTTTGTCATCAGCGCGCAGGCGTTTCTCAAATCCTTGAGCGCCTGTAA includes:
- a CDS encoding polysaccharide biosynthesis tyrosine autokinase → MASKTNTIIDINDIKKIAQIFIDNLLIIISFLAISIIAAYFYSYKLPKIYAAKTQLLLKSQETYSYQEGLYNGLGMYTGFEKMSNERNVLTSTDIIAQTISKLTMDVSYFIVGRIQTKEVYAGMPFKVEAKIFSDKFYEFPFTIKMIDTENYEISYDENGIQTVIKNKFGEPLIKNDYYLLIKKSAVVTNTSISSFREITYQFVVHDSNNLIYTYKNSLEVENIEWTAILEVTLENESPERAITFLDTLSKVYIQNSLKTKVRVNENTIRDIDRQLSQIIFILDSIENMMEDYKESKSILNLTKEESTYYENLTKFEISKRGLEMQLKTIAYLKNYITSNMNKELLPPALYIEATDAYLNKAIAELYNYQVQINSSLFTTTEKSTGVKELEYKIELLRNDILKYLVNSEKAANEKIESVDGEIAYYEGMLKGVPRNQRQILNIDRKLQVNEKMYLYLLEKRAETVIARSGIISETSVIESAHSIGIVKPDLKKIYYSFMSAGLLLALVIALIRSFFFVKIESADELRERTTLAVLGEVFHSKETKGSYLVVDAQPRSFITESFRSIRTNLEYLVPDAKCKTILITSNRPNVGKTFCSVNLGAILAKGGKKVLLIELDLHKPKIHSAFNLSSEYGMSTLLIGKHPPTDAILKSSIENLDIVLSGPTPPNASELILSSHLASFMEYAKANYNYVIIDTPPMGIISDALLVMKYSNINLFVLNTKLGPEEGLKYAHHVIENHKAVGFSFVLNNVRQRFSRYYYKRYKYVYGYSAPQES
- a CDS encoding SDR family NAD(P)-dependent oxidoreductase; protein product: MKLKGKKILVTGADGFIGSHLVETLVNMGGEVNALSFYNSFNHWGWLEDVNCKNKIKIISGDIRDPHFCNKISKDVDVIFNLAALIAIPYSYTAPDSYIDTNVKGTLNICHAAFENGCKRVIHCSTSEVYGSAQYVPIDEKHILQPQSPYSASKIGGDAIAISFYYSFGLPLTIARPFNTYGPRQSARAIIPTIITQIARGFKKIKIGDASPTRDFNYVTDTCNGLIALAECEKSIGETVNIGSNTEISIGDIFSMIKQLMKSDVELVREEKRIRPAKSEVKRLKCNNAKMKKLTGYNQKVTFKDGLNKTIEWFIKPKNLSKYKADIYNV
- a CDS encoding ABC transporter ATP-binding protein, which produces MNTVIKVENISKQYKLGTIGAETIIQDVNRWWHRVRGKADTFVKIGQKDFSGNNINNEYLWALKDISFDVKQGEVLGIIGKNGAGKSTLLKILSQITTPTTGNIKIKGRIASLLEVGTGFHPELTGRENIFLNGAILGMTKSEIKKKFDEMVDFSGVEKYIDTPVKRYSSGMYVRLAFAVAAHLEPEILILDEVLSVGDAEFQKKCLGKMKDVSGAGRTVLFVSHNMAAISSLCNRLFILENGQAGYLGDVGKGIDHYLDYGDHSKGYADLQDKKSEMWKENKNFSRLLSIETLDKNNKRQSAFKMGSTLKIMVKFEMTNHQKNIELGIFIKGVRQEVLGMLSSASEGFNDFSTGIQEIEVEIPALLLLPSEYTIGVWIVHHREVDCACENAIVIDVVSDNLTGHFVDYDRFRGYGNFIRSKWSTQLTEAL
- a CDS encoding ABC transporter permease; amino-acid sequence: MVEKDEWTHIIKSKSSWLNIKLSQLWSFRDLIFLFVKRDFTATYKQTILGPLWHFLQPIISSFIFTFAFSFIAKISTENIPPVLFYLSGIVPWSYFAECTTRTSNTFVQNAGIFGKVFFPRMVVPVSSVLSNLIRFSVQFCLFLIFFFVYYLKGNVAIHPNYFILLFPVLIITMAFLGLGIGMIVSSLTIRYRDLSNLVGFGVQLLLYLSPVIFPVSIWPEKIRWIIFANPMTSIIEIFRYGFLGIGSFNLTSLLYSMCVAVVLLLTGIIIFNRVEKNFIDTI